The genomic window TTCCATGTTCATAGTTTACAAGAAAGCTATTTCTTGAAGgagaaaaatgaagaacaaaatgaAAAGTTTCAAGTTGTGAAAATTTCTGGTTTGGATGAGAATGAAGTGAAACATGGTTTTATAGTTGAAAAGTTTAGATCTTTACTTGGTTTAAAGAGTTTCCACAAAAGGGTTCATTCTAAATCcaattctgattctgattctgattctgatcaGTTTCTTACACCTTCACCTTCTCCATCACAAAACATTGAAGCTGAAGTAGCTCTAGCTCCAGCTCCGGCTCCGGCTCCAACACCTTCTGGATTAATCCATTTTCATCCTCATTCTCATCATCAAAAACATCACTTTCATTGGAACAATCCATCTAAAAAGTTtcatcatgatgatgatgatagaggAAGAACTAAAAAGATACTAGTAgctgtttttgtttctattggAATTCTTTCATTGGTTAGTGTTTTTGGTTTAATCTTATTCTGCAGGAAAAAGTTCACAAATCACAAAAAGAAGAAACCAAAAAGGACAATGCCTATATGTAGCAAAACAAAAGATAAGGTGAGTTTAAATAATCAAGGATTAGATCTGTTTTATCTTGATGCATTAGGTGAAGATATTGAACAACAATGTAGTACAACATTGAAAAACACTAATGATGATGACAATAATGTTAGTAGTAGTTCTTTTACTAAGGAAATTGTGGAAATGGAATTagtaaagaaaaatgaaaatgattatgttgttgatgatgagaAAAATTCTTCATCTTGTGTTGATGAAATTGTTAATGAAGATTGTGATTCTTCAGAAGATGAAAGTTTTCATTCATTTGTTGATTCACAAGCAAATTCAAGACTTTCTAATGCTTCAATTTGTAGTCTTAGTGATACACATTCCTTGGTGTCACctcaaaattcattttcattattACCAAACCAAACATTTCCTAGTTCTCCACAAAACTCAATTATTGTTACAAACACAAATGATTCTCACCAACCACAACTACCATTTAGTCCAAAACAAAAAGACCAAgagattgaaaatgaaaatgaaacctTTGTTCAACTTCAATcacctcctcctccaccaccaaCACTGCCGCCTCCGCCGCCACCTACACCACCATTGAAAATGCCACTTTTTACTTTACATTCACTAACATCTTCATCTAGAGTTTCATCTCACTCTCCACTTTCATTGACTTCTCATACCTTATCTTCTCCTATGAATTCAGAATCTTCTTCAAGATCAAATCAAAGTCCTGAAAAAGATTCATTTTCTCCTTCTCCATCTCCACCAAACCTCACAAAATCTCCTCTTGGAAGCATTCCTCCACCACCATTTCCACCTCCATTTCCAAAAGGAAATAGCAACAATAATGGTAAAACACCACCTCCTCCACCATATCAATTCCCTCAATCACCACTTGGTAAAGATGGTACACCATTGGCTAAACTCAAACCACTTCATTGGGACAAAGTAAGAGCTGCACCAAATCGTACAATGGTTTGGGACAAACTAAGATCAAGCTCATTTGAGTAAGTTCAACTTCATAAGTGCATGTCTGAATTTGCAGTAAATTTGACAGAATTACGATGACTCTCTAAAGTTAACTTTTGTTAAAAGTTAGCGTAGTCTATTGTGATTCTGCCAAATTAACCGTCAATGCAGACATATTCAACTTCATAAGTGCGTGTCTGAATTTGCAGtaaatttgacaaaatcacgATGATGCTCTAAAGTTAACTTTTGTTAAAGTTAACTCAGTCTACTGTGATTATGCCAAATTTACCGTCAATGTAGACACAATCACTAACCATTTgtcttaattatttatattatatatcattttattttttcaggttGGATGAGGAAATGATTGAGTCACTTTTTGGCTATAATTTACAAAATTCAATTAATAATGATGAAAGTAAGAGTAAAACACCATCTCCAGGGAAGCATGTACTTGATCCAAAAAGGTTGCAGAACATAAcaatattatcaaaagctttGAATGCGACAGCTGAACAAGTATGTGATGCACTAATgcaaggtaaaaaaaaaagtactccTTATTTATGAACACTTGTCACACATAAAATTTAAGTTCAGTCCATGTGgtagaattattttttaacatgtaTCCAAATTCCAAAGTGCAATTGTCATAAATATATGctgcaaataaaataattagtccCATACTGATGATTTATTGTTAGAATATACCATTAATTTGGTTCTTAAAttgtcacttttttttaataatttttttttgacagaaaacagtaatgtaataataatattaatgcTATAAAGTAAAATGGAAcaatgactttgatttatagcACTATTGAAGCATGTGCTTTGTACACCATATTTTGAGGACAATTTAAGGTCAAATGAACAATTTCAAGAtgttattaaattatttgaaaagCAGGGAAGGGATTGTCTTTACCACAATTAGAGGCACTAGTGAAAATGGTACCTACCAAAGAAGAAGAGGTTAAACTCTTCAATTATAAAGGCAACATCAATGAATTGGGGTCCGCAGAAAGGTTTGTGAGAGCAGTGCTTAGTGTACCATTTGCTTTTCAAAGAGTTGAAACCATGCTTTACAAAGAGACTTTTGATGATGAAGTTGTTCATCTAAGGAACTCTTTTTCAATGCTTGAGGTAACCATCTATCCAAATTTTAATTAAGATTTGACCTTATAATCATTGATGACATTAGTCTATGTAATACAgacacttcaaattgaaggtGTGTTCGGTGTTAGATATATGTCAGTATTAAATATTGATACGATAATTCATATGGTTTCATTCAATcacttactccctccggtcactaTTTAGGTTCAATGGACcactttttaagttcattgaaaaACTGATGTATGTGGGCTATATTATGTACCAGACACATCAGTTTTCTAATGAATCTAAAAGGtagtttttttgcttataatagtgacggGAGAGagtatattttttcaaattgttgtTGATATCCACGTGTTTATGTTAGATTTTGTGTCTGAATCGGTGTTTCATAGAACTTCTTACCCTACATGGACATGCATTACTATATTTTCAAATGTTAAGGCTAGAATTactaaatgaaatatttaaatgtAACCACTTGTTTCGGACATTTGACACGTCTTCAATCTAAAGTGTTAGTATTCAATGTTACATATAGCTTAAACAATCTCACACACAAACATTGTGTTAATGTCCTATATACCAGGAGGCATGCAAGGAGCTAAGATCAAGCAGACTCTTCTTGAAACTACTAGAAGCAGTACTCAAAACAGGAAACCGAATGAACGTCGGAACAATACGAGGAGGCGCAAGAGCATTCAAACTCGACGCTCTACTCAAGCTAGCAGACGTTAAAGGAACAGATGGAAAAACAACCTTACTCCATTTCGTTGTTCAAGAAATCGTCCGTTCAGAAGGAATAAGAGTTTCAGATAGCATAATGggaaaaataagccaaaaaagtaacaaaaacagaacagaagaagaaaaagaagaagattacAGAAAAATGGGACTAGAATTAGTTTCTGGTTTAAGTACTGAATTGTACAATGTTAAAAAGACAGCAACAATTGACTTAGATGTTCTTGCTAGTTCAGTTTCAAATCTATATGATGGAATGATTATGATGAAACAACTAGTGGAAAATGAGTTACATGAAGATGAAATGAGTCATAATTTTGTTATGACTATGAAGATATTTTTGCAATATGTTGATGGAAATTTGAAGGAATTGAGAGGTGAAGAAGATAGAGTGATTGCACGTGTTAAAGAAATAACTGAGTATTTTCATGGTGATGTTAGTAAAGAGGATAATCCATTAAGGATATTTGTGATAGTGAGAGATTTTATGGGAATGTTGGATAATGTTTGTAAAGAGCTTAGAAAGTCTAAAGGTTCACGTACTCCAAATCCTCTTGCTCCTTTTAGATAGATTAGATTTTTAGACTTTACACTTTCATCTTTACACTTTCATGTGTGTGTTCATAGGAAttgattcaaattttcaaacaaCTTGAGTGTAACTTTATTTTATAGTGCTATTAcctattgttattattattccaATGTGTTCCTTCTTTTTCCACACAACTTGTATTGTATATGGAAATATAAGAActagagaaaaagaaataattcaTGTCTGCAAACTGTGTCTCAATTTTGGTGACCTCAACATAGGATTACATGTTCCGGGCATCAAGCTGAATGTTTGCTagtggtgattttttttttaagtttactCATTAAGCAATAGTATTGAGATGTCACATTCAAGTGTATAGTATCTAAATAGTTGAAATGTTTGTACATGAATTATTATGGCAATAGTATATgaattattattgaaatataaAGGATGTCAAATTATTGGGGgtgcttttgtttttgttgataatgtattttttttatcatttaataataatatggtaAATACATATTGAAATATCGATAAAATTATTGAAACTAGTTAGAGATGCAGCCATCTAGACAAGAATATGAGCGACTTCATTTGTTTATCTCTCAATGAACTTAACATGAGAGTTCACAAGACAAGTAGCTAGAATAAGCCCACACAATCACTTAAAATAGCACCAAGATCGGATGTATAGGTTCTATTGCTCTAAAGACCGTCAATCACCCTGAATGGGTCGGCCTACCAAACCCAGTTTTTTCCCGGGCTTGGGCCTTGCAAATCCTAGCCTGGATTATTTTCgagctttttagcccggcccgataaaCCCCatttaaaatatgggctagcccgaatgggtcATGGGCAGCCTGCAAGCCcgaataaatataataaaaaaaaattaaaaaatataagtaatttggatgatttgaacttagtttGTATTATAAGAGTTTCTTTTGCTGCCCTACGAGTTTCTTACATattatccgctacttaagtagcgaacggtggtttttctcaaatttctcatttttactactaagtagtggatgagtaaaaactGGTCGCGCCAGAAACTCGTAGGCAGCGGATGAATataaatagggcgcgcgagaaactcataagtagtacatgagtaaaaatagggcgcacgagaaacttatatatgtttattttttacttttttttgccaaaaattTTGCTagacaacaaaatttaaaacaaacaatttttgttattggaaaaaaaatatgggctagcccaaAAGCCTGAAGCCCATACAGGTCCGGGCTTGGGCCATACTTTTTCAGGCCCGTTTTTCATTCGGGCTTTTTAGTCCGGCCCGATGTAGCTCGAAGCCGCTCGGGCCGGTCCGATATGGCCGAcagcccgttttgacagctctaagtTCATCTACCCATCTAAGAGATCTCAACAAGCCCATGATTTCACCAACCTCCACATCAAGTATACACTTTAACCATTATGTTCTTGCGTTCACAAACCTTCCATATAAGATACTCAATTGACAATGTTGTAAGAGTTGGAGAGTGTATGACCTTGTGACGACTACGGTCTACAAATGTGTCATGGTTGGTAGATTTTGACTTCGGCATTGTTCACATTATGTTTGTGGGTACTTCAAAACCCATGAATTACACGTTTAATGAATATCTGCATGTATATGTGTAGATACAAATATCATATTTATGGAGCGAACACAAATATCATATTATCTTTCGCCATGGATTCCCATTCACATCTCTAGTCTAGGGTGGACAGTACGTGACTCTTGCGATCCAACTCACCTAAGTTTTAACCTACGAATAGAACccctgttttttgttttttgtttttttttttttaaaaaaaacctatttttcaattaaaaaactaCTCCTATATGGGAAGAATATAACCGATTTGGCGGGATTATCACTTGAGAGAATCAGAACAATTGAAGAGTTCATAGTTTCACATCAGGTACGCATTACTCTCACAATTCTCTCTTCTTCTGTTTCTATCAACCGTACAATCTTAGGTCAAACCTTCGTAGAAATAGAACACCCATTGTGAAATTTCAGATTTTTCCCCCAAATCAAAAgagggatttttttttcttataccTAATTTCACATTctgcacaattttttttcaagcaaTGCGATGGATTCCAACAACAAATCCTCCGATCAAGTAATTTCAGAAATGGTTGAAATGGGTTTTGAGCATTCCAAAATTCTTGAAGCAATTAAAGTAGTGGGTCTATCGATTCCAAGCATTGTGGACCATATTTTCaatactagtactagtagtagCAGTAGCAGTAATCGTGAATCATCCACTACCCACATCTCAAAATCACTTCCAAGTAATGGGAAAGCTCTCAAAAAACGAACTTTTTCATCTTCTCTTCAAGTTCCAAAATCGAAAACAATCAACCATTATTTCCAATCTAGTAGTAAAGTtaatgagaaaaacaaaaatgttgttgttgatgttaatgATGGTGGTGATGATGACGTGGAAGAGCATAAGGAGTCTTTACCTCAAATGGGATTTGATCTTGATCCCGATGTTGCATCTGATTGGGAGATGAGAGCTAGCATTCTGTTGCAAAAGCATTTTGGTTTTTCTTCGTTGAAAAGTTTTCAGAAGGAAGCTTTGTCTGCTTGGATTTCTCGTAGAGATTGTCTTGTCCTGGCTGCTACTGGATCTGGTTTTGTTCTTTATCTTTACATAAATGTTATTTCAACAACAATTTGAGACAACGGGATTCAATGACTTTCTAAGTAGTTAACATAGTTCGCTTGTGTGATTGATGCAGTTCAATGAGTGGTTAATGGGGGTATCAAGATTTGATAACTTATTAACCATGATTTCAGTTGTTCCAACTACATGTAAACTTGATCACTCGAAAATCTTGGTTTATCACATTTAAAGTTGTGGTTTATTGCAATATCGAATATATGTATTAATCACTCATTGAACTGTGTTAACCATGTATGTGAAACTGTGTTACCATTTAAGAAATTGTCGaattttgttttctcaaattgttcaaacaaatataatttttgctATCTCTATTTGTTCATAGTTGTTGTGTTCAGTGTAGCTGTGGTGGATTTATTCATGGTGTTACATATTTGCAGGGAAATCCCTGTGCTTTCAGATTCCTGCATTGTTAACTGGGAAAGTGGTGGTTGTGATTTCGCCTTTAATAAGTCTAATGCATGATCAATGCTTAAAGCTAACAAAACATGGAATCAGTGCTTGTTTTCTTGGCTCTGGGCAGCCTGATAATACTGTTGAAAAGAAAGCAATGAGTGGCATGTATAGTATAGTGTATATTTGCCCAGAGACAGTTCTAAGGTATGGTTAATGCCTTAGGGGCCTCGAACTTTAGTCTGTGTCTTAGAGAAGTCTtcattttttgtcttttttttttcttcttatgttTGGTAACTGCAATATAATCCAATGTAGATTGATTCAACCTCTGCAAAAGCTTGCAGAAAGCCATGGTATTGCTTTGTTCGCAATTGATGAGGTACATTGTGTTTCTAAATGGGGCCATGATTTTCGTCCAGCTTACAGGTCTGTTACTTTTATCCCGTCTATTTATTCATTGTGTATGTATCAATTAGTGTGCATACAACATCTTTTATCCCTTCTATTTATTCATTGTATCAGTTAGTGTGCATACAACATCTTAAATTATCATAGATTGTGGGTTGTGTGTACATCAAAGAAACTAAGATAAATTTTCGGTTGATTTGTTCGAGTGTCAAACATATCACTTTTAtcctttgtttttttcttttttgcataGTTCCCGATTTCTTAAGTGTATTTATTCTACTGTTGCAGTTTGTAAGTATCATATGTTTTTAAACGTCTTCTCTTGTTTCAGCCGACTGTCTGCATTGAGGGAAAATTTCACTACTGGCAAGCTAAAATCCTTAAAATTTGATATACCTGTAATGGCATTGACAGCTACAGCTACAAAGAGAGTTCGGGAAGACATTTTAAAATCGCTGCGTATGTCAAAAGATACAAGTGTTGTTCTCACATCATTTTTTCGACCTAATTTACGGTTCATGGTGAGTTTGTTGATGACAATTTGTATACTTATATTTCCCGTTACTCCATAACACTACAAATTAACGGTGCTTCATTCAGGTAAAGCATAGTAGAACATCATGGGCTTCTTATGAGAGCGATTTTCATGAATTGATTAAAGTATATGGTGGAAATAAAAAAGCTTTCACCTCAGATGAGGCAGATGATGTTTCCAATTGCTCTGATGCTTCTGATACAGACAGTGTTTCTTCTGATAATGTGGATGACAACCAAGATGACTATGATGAAAGAGATATTAGTTCCATGCACGCAAGAAACACCGGCAatcataaaaaaagaagaaaattgaCAATTGAGTTCCTGGAAAATGATGTTGATGTCTTTCAAAGTGCGGATGACTTGGATGGTACTGATCTTTCTGCTATCTCTCAGTTCATTACAAATAATTGGTCATATTTAGTTCAGAAACTGAAAGCAGTTTCAGTGCTAGTAGTAACATCTAAGATTCCTAATTTTTTGTGTTGGTACTTTTTAGTTACCTGCGGTGAATTTTGTGTACAACCTCCTCCGAAGCAATGTGAGTTATCTGAGACAGTTGATCCACCTGCAAAACCAGAAAAAAGACTCAAAATGCTTAAGGAGCCTTTGGAACGAGGACCAACAATTATATATGTACCCACCAGAAAAGATACAGTGAGAATTGCAAAGTATCTATGCAAGTCTGGTGTGAAAGCTGCTGCTTACAATGCCGGGGTATGCATTATAATTATATTCAAGTTCGTTTAATTAGATggttgtttatatttttaatgaagATCATGTCTTGACAAAAGAATCTTCAATTGTAAGACACCATATGAAGTACTAGGACAGTAGGAAGAAGAATAATTTAAAActtgttatttttctttccattttttttaaaactattctGGCATGCTCTACTGTAGATTTCATTGAACCAAGCGTGACAGTTACTTTTGCATTATGagataaataagaaaaatttccTGCCACTATTTCATTTATAGCATTGTGAGGTTTCAAACCAATTTATGAGTTCAATTACTGTCTCCAGCTGCCCAAGTTGCACCTAAGAAGGACTCATAAAGAGTTTCATGAAAATACCTTAGAGGTATGgatctcatatttttttaatatgaattgGCGTGgtcagttataacttataagtattGCTATGTCACCATTTATTACTAAAATTGATATGCTGGATTCAGAAATTTCAGTTAAACGTTTTGTGCTTGTGTTTTATCATCTTCAGGTTGTTGTTGCAACCATAGCATTTGGAATGGGAATTGACAAATCGAATGTTAGAAGAATCATCCACTATGGTTGGCCGCAGGTCTTTTTTCAAATACATTTTTCCTTACATTATCAATTATAGTTGAAGTTTTTATCTCTATATGCATTCCACATTTCATACTTTCGCTTCCTgagttgtcaattttttttccttttggaGATACCTCAAATAAATGTATATGTACTTTTATTAGAGTTTGGAAGCCTATTATCAAGAAGCTGGACGGGCTGGTCGAGATGGGAAGTTAGCAGATTGCAGTAAGTTTAACTATATAGGAGTATACTTCGCAATACtgttttcctttcttcttcttctcttcattctcttttgaattttgaactcACCTTGCTCCTTTAATATTAAGTAGGTTGGTTATTGTTTTATTCTTTTGCTTTACTTATGTCTTGTATTTGTCCCCCTTTTTCAACCAGTTC from Trifolium pratense cultivar HEN17-A07 linkage group LG1, ARS_RC_1.1, whole genome shotgun sequence includes these protein-coding regions:
- the LOC123909461 gene encoding ATP-dependent DNA helicase Q-like SIM isoform X2, producing MDSNNKSSDQVISEMVEMGFEHSKILEAIKVVGLSIPSIVDHIFNTSTSSSSSSNRESSTTHISKSLPSNGKALKKRTFSSSLQVPKSKTINHYFQSSSKVNEKNKNVVVDVNDGGDDDVEEHKESLPQMGFDLDPDVASDWEMRASILLQKHFGFSSLKSFQKEALSAWISRRDCLVLAATGSGKSLCFQIPALLTGKVVVVISPLISLMHDQCLKLTKHGISACFLGSGQPDNTVEKKAMSGMYSIVYICPETVLRLIQPLQKLAESHGIALFAIDEVHCVSKWGHDFRPAYSRLSALRENFTTGKLKSLKFDIPVMALTATATKRVREDILKSLRMSKDTSVVLTSFFRPNLRFMVKHSRTSWASYESDFHELIKVYGGNKKAFTSDEADDVSNCSDASDTDSVSSDNVDDNQDDYDERDISSMHARNTGNHKKRRKLTIEFLENDVDVFQSADDLDVTCGEFCVQPPPKQCELSETVDPPAKPEKRLKMLKEPLERGPTIIYVPTRKDTVRIAKYLCKSGVKAAAYNAGLPKLHLRRTHKEFHENTLEVVVATIAFGMGIDKSNVRRIIHYGWPQSLEAYYQEAGRAGRDGKLADCILYANLARKPSLLPSRRSEEMTKLAYIMLSDCFRYGMNTSCCRAKTLVEYFGEDFSHQKCLLCDVCTNGPPQRQNLKEEACILLQTIGAHNAHIYSMDSSYNDDIHFNSKDRRLGERPSLMTLVRSIREQFQKFLTTDILWWRGLSRILEAKGYIREGDDK
- the LOC123909450 gene encoding formin-like protein 11, with translation MSFGSEFLTMFFIIITFLITLSSQSTHILSVGALINSAGSFHVHSLQESYFLKEKNEEQNEKFQVVKISGLDENEVKHGFIVEKFRSLLGLKSFHKRVHSKSNSDSDSDSDQFLTPSPSPSQNIEAEVALAPAPAPAPTPSGLIHFHPHSHHQKHHFHWNNPSKKFHHDDDDRGRTKKILVAVFVSIGILSLVSVFGLILFCRKKFTNHKKKKPKRTMPICSKTKDKVSLNNQGLDLFYLDALGEDIEQQCSTTLKNTNDDDNNVSSSSFTKEIVEMELVKKNENDYVVDDEKNSSSCVDEIVNEDCDSSEDESFHSFVDSQANSRLSNASICSLSDTHSLVSPQNSFSLLPNQTFPSSPQNSIIVTNTNDSHQPQLPFSPKQKDQEIENENETFVQLQSPPPPPPTLPPPPPPTPPLKMPLFTLHSLTSSSRVSSHSPLSLTSHTLSSPMNSESSSRSNQSPEKDSFSPSPSPPNLTKSPLGSIPPPPFPPPFPKGNSNNNGKTPPPPPYQFPQSPLGKDGTPLAKLKPLHWDKVRAAPNRTMVWDKLRSSSFELDEEMIESLFGYNLQNSINNDESKSKTPSPGKHVLDPKRLQNITILSKALNATAEQVCDALMQGKGLSLPQLEALVKMVPTKEEEVKLFNYKGNINELGSAERFVRAVLSVPFAFQRVETMLYKETFDDEVVHLRNSFSMLEEACKELRSSRLFLKLLEAVLKTGNRMNVGTIRGGARAFKLDALLKLADVKGTDGKTTLLHFVVQEIVRSEGIRVSDSIMGKISQKSNKNRTEEEKEEDYRKMGLELVSGLSTELYNVKKTATIDLDVLASSVSNLYDGMIMMKQLVENELHEDEMSHNFVMTMKIFLQYVDGNLKELRGEEDRVIARVKEITEYFHGDVSKEDNPLRIFVIVRDFMGMLDNVCKELRKSKGSRTPNPLAPFR
- the LOC123909461 gene encoding ATP-dependent DNA helicase Q-like SIM isoform X1, whose product is MDSNNKSSDQVISEMVEMGFEHSKILEAIKVVGLSIPSIVDHIFNTSTSSSSSSNRESSTTHISKSLPSNGKALKKRTFSSSLQVPKSKTINHYFQSSSKVNEKNKNVVVDVNDGGDDDVEEHKESLPQMGFDLDPDVASDWEMRASILLQKHFGFSSLKSFQKEALSAWISRRDCLVLAATGSGKSLCFQIPALLTGKVVVVISPLISLMHDQCLKLTKHGISACFLGSGQPDNTVEKKAMSGMYSIVYICPETVLRLIQPLQKLAESHGIALFAIDEVHCVSKWGHDFRPAYSRLSALRENFTTGKLKSLKFDIPVMALTATATKRVREDILKSLRMSKDTSVVLTSFFRPNLRFMVKHSRTSWASYESDFHELIKVYGGNKKAFTSDEADDVSNCSDASDTDSVSSDNVDDNQDDYDERDISSMHARNTGNHKKRRKLTIEFLENDVDVFQSADDLDVTCGEFCVQPPPKQCELSETVDPPAKPEKRLKMLKEPLERGPTIIYVPTRKDTVRIAKYLCKSGVKAAAYNAGLPKLHLRRTHKEFHENTLEVVVATIAFGMGIDKSNVRRIIHYGWPQSLEAYYQEAGRAGRDGKLADCILYANLARKPSLLPSRRSEEMTKLAYIMLSDCFRYGMNTSCCRAKTLVEYFGEDFSHQKCLLCDVCTNGPPQRQNLKEEACILLQTIGAHNAHIYSMDSSYNDDIHFNSKDRRLGERPSLMTLVRSIREQFQKFLTTDILWWRGLSRILEAKGYIREGDDKTNVQIKYPELTELGLEFVKSMNEETFYVYPEADMLLETKIDKPFSSFSEWGKGWADPEIRRQRLERMQQDRSPTKRKSPRKQKKRRGKKVKPDLRTSRGRLTAKLTKHK